The genomic DNA catatttgaacaaaaaaaatatataatataaatgaatgattgatttgtttgcgtttttattttttacctctTATTTTGAGAGAACAAGTCAAAGCCCATTGTTTTTGGCAGCACCCGAAGCTTCAAGGATGATTAGTTGCATACATATACTAAATTGGATGCGATCCTTTTTCTCCTAAGAGTAAGCGTTACAATTGAACCAGTAATCATGCTCAATTTATCGTTAAAATATTGATCAAATGATtagatttatatattttcatcagtttaagtttttgggattaaccgtgatttaacataatatcatagTAAATGTCTTAAATTCAAACTCTACTCCGTCATTCACTTCCCcaattcatttaaatattccacatgttaCAAACTAGCTATGTTATGCTGAACTAAAAATAAGATGCAGCCTTCTCCTTGAACACAAAAAGCACAATATTGATCTTAACAAATTAAGAGAGTGTTTAACAGAAAATATATcgtttaaaagtgcgtttttaaaaaagttgccTTAAACAGATCGTAAGCCAAACTCTTgacagaaatatatatatatatatatatatatatatagagagagagagagagagagagagagagagagtattgATGATGCTTAGCACAAAAGATATGATCCCCCCATTCAAGGTGGAAAAGACAAAGATAGTTGGAGGTGGGAGGGCTCAAGTGGTGTGTAAGCCCACCCAGTCCCTTTCACAATCTCTTCATTGTTGCTGGCTTCAATTCATCCACATGCCACTGCCCAGCAATCAACAGGACTTTGTCATAGTGGTAAAGTGgcaatttttcattaaatttttgtaatgttgaGGTTAATAGGGCTACCTGCCCAACCAGTCTCTTTCACTCCCCCTTGTGCTCCCTaattactcctttttttttttcttttttttttttaaatgctgaATAGGGGCTCTGGGACTTTTATTTATGGCTGACCCAAATTTGTTGGTCAGTGGGCCTTTGAAATGAAATAGGCAGTAGCATTGGATGGATTTGAGAGAGTTGTATCTAGAATGACGGCCAGTTATTGTGTTGTGAAATGACAGACAAATGAGAGAGTTGTATCTAGATTCTACCTTACTGTACTGATACTTCTAAGCAGTCTACAATGAGAAGCAACTAGAACCGGCTAGATTATGTTAATACAATGACTATGCACATGTTGGTCTtatggtcagtttataagtgtgaagaAAAGTCTCACCACAACatgtttaattttcaatttgaaaactCTTAAAGACAATTAAAGGTTAGAGTGACACATTGTTAATGACGACGGCACAACCTCTGATACTTAAGTCAATAAATATATCAAAGTAAAGTGATATGAGATCAAAAGAAATAGATAATACAACGTACTAGTATTTCGTCTCCTACCAACCTTATATAGGTTAGGTCTTAATTAATTTGGTCGTACGCCTGTATGAGGCGATTGTCGTCGATCAGCCATCGATTTGGCCTTTGATCATGCTAGAGACTGTAATCCACCTTACTTGTGGTGCTTTGGTAGATTTTGCCTTTATCGAAAACTCAACGAATCCTGCCTTTTTGATAGGGGTTGAGGGGTCATTTTCCCTTTAGTAGGCTGCCTGGAGAATAGGTGCCTAAATAGGGATCTTCCCTCCTAGACTTGCGCTCCATACAATATTAGGTTTTGGTGGGCTTGCTAACCCGTTGGGGCCTATGTTTGGGCCGACCTGGTACCGCAGTAGTGAGGGCTTCAGACATGTGGAGCCTATAGGAGTTGATTGGGCTAAGCCTTAATTGTAACCGTCCcttatgttaaaataatgattaaatgattaaatttacatcttcctatcagtttaagcttttaggacaagtgataatttaacatggtatcagaaccaaagTCCTGTGATTGTTGGGCTGGAAGTTTGAGTCCACGTGTGCGGAAGAGTGTttaagtaatgattaagtgattaaatttacttattcttattagcttaaacttttgagacaagtgataatttaacaccTTATTCTCTTGAGCTACTTGTGCCTGCCAATAAAAATTAAGAGGAATTATGGATGCCCATTCCAAATTATAACCCTACTCTATACTCCATGAGCCTAATGCTTGGCTTAGTAAGAAACAAATCGTTGCAGCAATACAATTGTACTCAAGAGGAACCAGAGATTggaataaaaattatgaaaaaaaaaaaaaaaaaacataaatcaaatATCTAAGATAATAACGTAACATTTTTGGTTAAATCATTAAAGCCCATGCTGTCTGGTTACATCACAAAAGGTTGGATTTActcctttatttttctcccttCTCCTTTGTGGGGTCATCTGAGTCTACAAAGTCCCTTGAGTGTACCATGTGCTGATGTGCTTGCGACCTTTTTATTCCACAGCAGCAGCCTTGATCATTCTTCTTTTGGTCAGCTCAAATCCCTTATTGAAAACTGTAGTTAAAAAGCTAAAGTGAACTAATTAAAGCTACCCTTGTCTATATCTTCATGTTCCTTGCTTTGTCTTTCATCTTTCCCTTTCACTATTGATGAAATCATGTGCATAGCCAACCCATCTAAACTCTCCTTTCATGGATTCCATCTCTCCAAAATCCATGCCACCCACATGTAATTACCGAGATTTGCAGGGCCgctttgattgttttttttatattatttacaaAAGGGTGTCAAGGATATTCATCATCTTGTGCAGTCATGCACATTCATTGTCTAGTCAGGAAGCAACTTAGCAATATAATATGGTGGGTCAGTGTGCTGGGAAGAAAAGTGTTGAGGAATCTCTTTGTAATTTACCTTCCAAAACTTTCACTTTGCTCATCTTCTCTTCACACCAGTGCATTTGTTCTTCACCTATGTCACTCATTCTCATAACCCTAGACACCACTTTCAGGTCTATTAGACCCATCAATATCTCCATCTCTTCATTTgcattcaattttctttttcgcAAGCATTTTCGAACACGCCGAAGATCTTTGAGCTTCATCTTCTTCTGCAGATGCAGTTAGTGTgaatatgttaattaattagaagtTTGGACAAAAAAGGTTGTCCTTTTGAGGATTATTGCTCTAAAATCAAATGTAGgcttacttttttattaactttCTTCATCAGCTGGAGAAGAGTTGGATCAACTGAACCTCTTCTGCCTCTCCTGAAAAATGCTGATATCAGCTGGCATGGTTTTTCCCTGTCAGCCTTGAGAAAATGCATGAAAGTTCGGATTCCTTCTTCCATTATCATCAGAAATTCTGGCGATGAAATTCTTGATCCAAAATCAAACTCCTTCTCATCATCTTCCGAATCTTAAAAACACATTCAAACATTCATCTTcaaaatatgtaataaaaaggAATTCCTATCAGTTAAATAAAAACGTGAGTTGCTTCATAATTTTAATGGTTCATAAAATGCACTTTAACATTAAAATCGTACGTTTTTCTAAACATAACCCATTGTctacgattttaaaaaacagATTTTTCTGAATCTGCTTTTGGTTTACAAAGTCGTAATGTCAAACGCACTCTAAAAGTACCTCGGTATTCCGGCACCAGAAGCAATTTTGGTGCCAAAAGCCTCATCCTGGCATAAACCTCAGGTCTTCGGCCTTGCTCATAAGGTTCATTCTCTATATATCGCTGCAAAAGAACCTGGAATTGCTGAAACTCTTGGGCGACATTGGCAGGACAGCCGGGGTCAGGATCACGGCGTGAAGCTCTCTTCTGTTGAAAATTCTTGTAGTTCCAATTGAGAGCTTCCCATGTTAAGCAAATCTGAGCCACATAGGCTGCCTCCAGTTCACGATATGGGTTCTGTCGCCGGACATCTGACGGCCGTTTGTTTGCCGTCGCAAACTTATGAACAAGCCTCTCCGATATTGATCTTGGACACACTTGAATCGACCTAAGTGACTCTGCAATTTGGTTGCTATATGATtactataaatttaatttaaattttcctaaacatagcattaaacaacaaaacaattaaacccAACGGGTTGGCTCGAGTGCTTcatgtatttattatttgtaaCTCTGTTCTTTTGAGTTCTTGTAACTCTAAACTCTTGAGTTCTGGGAATCTAGTATGGTGAAATTCTGGATACCCGgttaaaagtaaaagaaaaaaagaaaaaacggtTTGAAAGGGGAAATACCTGTTTCATGTAGCTTTTGTGCACTGATTCTGTCAAGGAACATCATTTCTTCATCGTATTTCTGAAAGACTGTGTAGGATTCCCACTTGGGGCAACTCCTgcgggaagaagaagaaaatggatcCTGATCAGTCCCGGAATCCCTGCAATTAATGGAGCTTCTCCACTCGGATGAGCTCTTGGATGTGGAGCCAACGGTGCAGGAGTCACCAAAGATCTCATCGTCATTTTCTTGAGCTACAAGCTTCTTTTTCTCCAACTTGGCTGGTGCAATAGTAAAGAATTTCTCGTCCTCGAAGAAATTTGTCTCTGCCTTCTTGTCTTCATTGCGAAAGTGATCATCTTCTGCAGCAACATAAGCAACATCATGAGATCATTGAGTGGGAAGTATTGCAAGTACTACTGCAACATGTGAAGAATGTAACAAACTTTGATGCTAGACATGATGCAGTTTACCGTGACAGTTTTTGTCGTTGTCTATAGTTGTTTTTGGCATGGTGGGGCCGCCATGATTTGGAACAGAGCTGAAAGCAGAGTCATCAGAATCTCTTGGAGGGATTTCCTCATCTTCAAACATGTCATCACCTTCGAGTGAGTCATCAACAGGGAGAATTTCAGGGGCATAATCCTCATCTGGGTCTTCATTTATGCTCATGAATTCTTGCGAAAGAGATTGATTCCTCTGAGGGTGGCTGTTTGGTTGAAAAAACAGAGCTTCACTGCCATGAACGATGTCGGCCACCAGATGATCTTGATCAAGGCACTCAACATGAAAACGCCTTTCTTCTTGATCTTCCtgtgcttcttcttcttcctcatcatcCGAGAACAAGTTATACTCGTATCCATTTTGTTTTCTGCAACACAAATATacaaaaaacttaataaaaaaaaaaggaaaaaaaaaaaaggcaagcaAATGAATACActggaaaatgaaaagaagaccTGAAAAAGGTTGGATTGCTGCCAAGAAAATGGAAGAGCTTGGCAAGCAAAAGGGTGGAGCAgtagaagaagaggaagagaagaaggaaagagcTTGAGACATTGCAGAAAAGCCTAACAAGAGCTTCTTCTTTCGAACATGGCATTTTCTTTGTTGCTGCAGCTTCAAAATGAGTTCCCAAGAGGCACCCCTTCACAAAGCAAAGCAGGCTCCTAGAAAAAGGTGCCCTCAGGTTGCTTTCGTGCCATCTCTCCCTTGTTGGTCAAAATGATCCCTTTCTTTCCAATATACAAAATGTCAAATATGTCCTGCAATGTTAACTTTACCTTAATCATCttcaaatcattatatatatatatataaaagaagtaGACATTAAACATGGTTTTAGGAGAAAAAGAAGGCATAATTAACAGATGGGTCAGTTAATTTTATATGTGAAATTTAGTTTTAATACATTATGTAATGCATCatactttcttatttttaaccatttttgttCCAAAATTCAGTATAATTTGCTGTACTCCTTTTGTGCTTGACTATAGATTTTATAGTTAACTTTTGTGGATTATTTGCACTGGTTAAGTTACTCAatcaattactttcttttttggattATTATCTATGACTCAATTAAGATAGACAGATGAttagtgataagtgccaaatattgcatatttgaacccctttatttacattagttaatcctttagctgtgtcgttatttaatattttgtgttagttttgtgtttttagtgttttgtaggtcattgaagaaaaactgcagctttaaagggaaaaatgcgaagtttggaagaaagcatactttgagaagacctagattgtgtggttaagtctaaccaaatctaaggaaaggttaaatcagattaaagttcagattggataagatttcggatcggattcaaattcagattctgcacacgtcttagtattttgaccataactctccgctcaaatatcggattgaagtgattcaaacggcattagaaagctagctcaaaatactacaatttgttgtgaaatagaattttcgtaattcggacgggttttatgtcaaaatcgccccgcaattaagagacacaaatttggacgaatcctagtccgatttcagacttctattttgactgggagacagacttccgaattatctaggtttacttgggcttctaggacttccctaagcctataaatagacttctttgcattcaagaaaagagacacaatcccagagagcaaaattcttttgtttagtttttctttaggtttaggtttaggtttagattttattttttatgtggagctaaattcccaactaaggttggggatgaagcctcaccgatgaagaacaacatcacttttatgtaagtttttattattctgattttattgggttttttatttcaattgttttacttttaatcaattgtatggattgattcttggatatctcttgtgattcaaggatacatgtgatgatttgagataatttcatatgattgattgcttggcttttaactcataaaaattggatatcccttgtgatttgttctacggatacatctggtgtttcaattgaatttggattccttttgtgatttggtcaatgaatggatacatgggatggttttgattaattctttgaagcatagtaaaacatatctatgatttaatttgtgagaacttcggattaatattgatgaacataaagtatgttgttatgatttggtgagtgtgaattcccaaaccttagtacctttatccttagatttacttattttatttagtttatgtttatcctttaattttcaaaactcaaaaatcaaaacccttttggaactagattaggatttaattagtttagatataaattgctctttcaaaaatacaattctctgtgggatcgacctcgcacttgcaatccattaaactacaattgattcgtgcacttgcgagttaaataaatttgcacaacaattagctcagaaaaaaacaaaaaaaattgtgatagaTTATTAGATATAAGTCTATGACATTTAACCGATATTCCCAGCTCTAGGCAATACGTCAACCCAATGAGAGTTGGAATTTTATGAGGAAACTTCATTTACTCCCAAATCTTTCATTATTTTCGTAATCatacccttaaactttaaaaagtgtcaatatCGAGTCTCCatatttcaaaagtttgcaATATCACCCATTCGTTAGGGTTTTTTGTTCAATCCTAACCAAAGACGCTGAAATAcccaaaatgttttcaaa from Corylus avellana chromosome ca6, CavTom2PMs-1.0 includes the following:
- the LOC132184691 gene encoding uncharacterized protein LOC132184691, producing the protein MPCSKEEALVRLFCNVSSSFLLLFLFFYCSTLLLAKLFHFLGSNPTFFRKQNGYEYNLFSDDEEEEEAQEDQEERRFHVECLDQDHLVADIVHGSEALFFQPNSHPQRNQSLSQEFMSINEDPDEDYAPEILPVDDSLEGDDMFEDEEIPPRDSDDSAFSSVPNHGGPTMPKTTIDNDKNCHEDDHFRNEDKKAETNFFEDEKFFTIAPAKLEKKKLVAQENDDEIFGDSCTVGSTSKSSSEWRSSINCRDSGTDQDPFSSSSRRSCPKWESYTVFQKYDEEMMFLDRISAQKLHETESLRSIQVCPRSISERLVHKFATANKRPSDVRRQNPYRELEAAYVAQICLTWEALNWNYKNFQQKRASRRDPDPGCPANVAQEFQQFQVLLQRYIENEPYEQGRRPEVYARMRLLAPKLLLVPEYRDSEDDEKEFDFGSRISSPEFLMIMEEGIRTFMHFLKADREKPCQLISAFFRRGRRGSVDPTLLQLMKKVNKKKKMKLKDLRRVRKCLRKRKLNANEEMEILMGLIDLKVVSRVMRMSDIGEEQMHWCEEKMSKVKVLEGKLQRDSSTLFFPAH